TCCCGGAGGATGCCCAGGTCGGGTATGCCTCAATTCCCCAGGACGGGCGCGAAGTACAGGGGACACCGTCCCGATCGAAATCGGTCCGGTAAGGGTCCGGGATGTGACCTGCCTCGATGGCCGGCGGCGAATCCTCCCCAGGGAAGGGGGCCGACGCCGGCCCGTCCCCTCGCGGTTGTCCCGCTGCCCGCCTTGGGATAGCATCCGTCGCGCCCGCTGGGTTGTAGGCTTTTATTCTTTGCTTGCCAGGAGGAGGGTTGCCATGCCGAGACGCCCGATCTACGTGGTCGACGCCTTCACACGGGAGCCGCTTCGGGGAAACCCGGCGGGGGTCGTGCCCTTTGCCCGGGGCCTGAGCGGCGAACAGATGCTTGCCGTGGCCCGAGAGGTGAACGCCTCCGAGACGGCCTTCGTGCTCCCGTCCCGGGAGGCGGACTTCCATCTGCGCTACTACACCCCCACCCAGGAGGTGCCCTTTTGCGGTCACGCCACCGTGGCAGCCCTGGCCCTGCTGGAAGAGCTCGGGGAGGTGTCGGTTTCGGGCGCGTTCGGCCGGGTGCGGGTGGAGACCGGGGTGGGGGTGCTCGGGATCGACCTGGTGCGCACGCCCGAGGGGCTTCGGGTGGACATGACCCAGGCCGCACCGTCGTTTCGCCCCTGCGGCGAGCCCGCCGACCGGGTGCTCGAGGTGCTGGGCCTCAATCCGGACGACCTGCGCACGGATCTCCCCCTGGAGCTCGCCTACACGGGGCTGTGGCACCTGCTGGTGCCCCTGGTGGGAACGGAAGCCCTCGACGGCCTCATGCCCGATCTGCGGGCCCTGGCCACCCTGAACCGGGAGCTCGGGGTGCTCACGACTCACCTCTTCGTCGAGGAGGCAGATACCTTCCACTGCCGCGACTTCGCGCCGGCGGCGGGGGTGGACGAGGATCCGGTCACGGGGTCGGCCTCCGGGGCCCTGGGGGCCTATCTGGTGCGCCACCGCGCCGTTCGTCCGGGCGTGCCTCTACGGCTCGTCCAGGGGGAGGCCTGCGACCGGCCGGGGGAGGTTCGGGTGGTGGTGCAGGGCGAGCCCGGAGCCCCCACCTCTGCGGTGGTCGGGGGCCACGCCGTGGTGAGCCTGCGGGGAGAGATGCGGGTGTCGGAGCCCGCCTAGCGGGGCAGAGGGCAGGGGGCAGAGGTGCCGCCGCCATGGGTGCCGCTTTGGGTCAGGGGGCGGCAGCGGGTCAGCGCTTGATGAAGATTCCCTCCGGGTCCACGACCCTGCGCAGGATGTCGAGCTCTTCGGCCGACGGGTGCGGGGTCTCCACGGCCTCGGCGAGGTCGAGGCGAAAGCCGGTCTGGTCCTGGACGGAGGCGGCGCTCTGGCCGGGATGGAAGGACGCCAGGTACGGCTCGCGGGTGCCGTCGCGGAAGCGGACGACGCCCAGGGTGGTGACCACCGCCGCCGGGCCGCCGCCTGTGATGCCGGCCCGCTCGCGGGAGTCCCCGCCTTCGAGCCACCCGGGGCTCGTGCGGTAATCGACCCGCTCGACGAACCGGCGCTTCTCGTGGCGAGCGATCACCACGGTGCGCCCCGACAGGGCGGCCACGTCGGCGGACCCGCCGCTGCCCGGGAATCGGACCGCCGGGCGCCGGTACTCCCCCAGCGCCGTCGAGTTCAGATTCCCGTACCGGTCGATCTGGGCCCCGCCCAGAAACCCCACGTCGACCCGCCCCCCTTGCAGGATGTAGTTGAAGACGTCGAAGAGCCCCGAGGCCTGGGCCGCCCCCACCAGGGTTCGCGAGTCGCCCACGCTCATGGGAAGGTGGAGCATCTGGGGGGCGACTCCCCCGGCCTCGAAGACGACCGTGAGCCCCGGGGCATGGGTGCGCTGAGCGAGCATCGCCCCCAGCATGGGCAGGCCCGTGCCGGCGAACACCACCTCGCGGTCCCGAATTTCCCGCGCCGCGGCAACGGCCATGATCTCGGTGGTGGAAAAGTCGTTGGCTGTCATGTGGGTGTGTCCGTTGTCCGTGGTCCGTGGTCCGTCGGAGAAGGGAGGCGCGTGTGGCGCGTTGCTCGTTGCCCGTTGGAGTGAGATCGACCGCCCTCTCACGTCTCACGGTTCACGTCTCACGCTCCCCCGTCACCGCCTCTTGAGCTCGGGGTTATAGCCCAGGCCCGAGCGGGCCCGCAGTTGCTCCAGGCGTGCTTCCCCCCCCACCGCCTCCAGGTAGGCCCCGTGGTCGGGGGGGCCGAGGACGAACCGATCCAGGTACTCGCGAAACGCGTCATCCGAGCGGGCCGACCGGGCGTAGAGGGTCAGGTGGTCGGGGTCGTAGTCGTAATAGTTGTGCACGTTGTGGGGGTGGGCCCCGAAGGGCACGTGGACCACCGCCTGCACCGCGAAGGGGGGGATCCGGTTCCGCTCGGGGTCGCGCCGCAGCTCCTCGTCCTCCACCAGCTCCTCGCAGGTGACGATCACCGTCTTGGCGGCAAGGGCCTGCTGCACGTCCAGGAACTCCTGGCCCTCGATTCGGACCAGGCCGTCGG
The nucleotide sequence above comes from Thermodesulfobacteriota bacterium. Encoded proteins:
- a CDS encoding PhzF family phenazine biosynthesis isomerase; translation: MPRRPIYVVDAFTREPLRGNPAGVVPFARGLSGEQMLAVAREVNASETAFVLPSREADFHLRYYTPTQEVPFCGHATVAALALLEELGEVSVSGAFGRVRVETGVGVLGIDLVRTPEGLRVDMTQAAPSFRPCGEPADRVLEVLGLNPDDLRTDLPLELAYTGLWHLLVPLVGTEALDGLMPDLRALATLNRELGVLTTHLFVEEADTFHCRDFAPAAGVDEDPVTGSASGALGAYLVRHRAVRPGVPLRLVQGEACDRPGEVRVVVQGEPGAPTSAVVGGHAVVSLRGEMRVSEPA
- a CDS encoding CoA-transferase translates to MTANDFSTTEIMAVAAAREIRDREVVFAGTGLPMLGAMLAQRTHAPGLTVVFEAGGVAPQMLHLPMSVGDSRTLVGAAQASGLFDVFNYILQGGRVDVGFLGGAQIDRYGNLNSTALGEYRRPAVRFPGSGGSADVAALSGRTVVIARHEKRRFVERVDYRTSPGWLEGGDSRERAGITGGGPAAVVTTLGVVRFRDGTREPYLASFHPGQSAASVQDQTGFRLDLAEAVETPHPSAEELDILRRVVDPEGIFIKR